One Halobacterium zhouii genomic region harbors:
- a CDS encoding ABC transporter ATP-binding protein, which translates to MTDRAIESRDLTKRYGDTTAVERLNLAIPQGAVYGFLGPNGAGKTTTMRMLTTLVKPTDGTATVAGADVADRDAVVGNIGFLPEEPPLHAELTGREQLRYVAGLRDIPEAEAETRIDELLARFSLSSDADKRISAYSKGMKQKVGIIQAILHDPDVLFLDEPTSGLDPRAARTVRDTIADLADDASTVFLSTHILPVVDELADTVGVLYDGQLVTEGAPEHLKERAETGEERTLEDVFLEVTGGIDAEEA; encoded by the coding sequence ATGACCGACCGCGCCATCGAGAGCCGCGATCTCACGAAGCGCTACGGCGATACGACCGCCGTGGAGCGACTCAATCTCGCCATCCCCCAGGGGGCCGTCTACGGCTTCCTCGGGCCGAACGGGGCCGGGAAGACGACGACGATGCGGATGCTCACGACGCTCGTGAAACCGACAGACGGCACCGCCACCGTCGCCGGCGCGGACGTCGCCGACCGCGACGCTGTCGTCGGTAACATCGGTTTCCTCCCGGAGGAACCGCCGCTGCACGCCGAATTGACCGGGCGCGAACAACTTCGCTACGTCGCAGGCCTGCGTGACATCCCCGAGGCGGAAGCCGAGACCCGCATCGACGAGTTGCTCGCGCGGTTCTCGCTCTCCAGTGACGCCGACAAGCGCATCTCCGCGTACTCGAAGGGGATGAAACAGAAGGTCGGCATCATCCAGGCGATACTCCACGACCCTGACGTACTCTTCCTCGACGAACCCACGTCGGGGCTCGACCCGCGGGCCGCGCGCACCGTCCGGGACACTATCGCCGACCTGGCCGACGACGCCTCCACTGTCTTCCTCTCCACGCACATCCTCCCCGTCGTCGACGAACTCGCGGACACCGTCGGTGTGCTGTACGACGGCCAGCTCGTCACCGAGGGAGCACCCGAGCACCTCAAGGAACGCGCCGAAACGGGCGAAGAGCGCACGCTCGAAGACGTCTTCCTCGAGGTCACCGGCGGCATCGACGCCGAGGAGGCCTGA
- a CDS encoding WD40/YVTN/BNR-like repeat-containing protein, which yields MQLFAAYPDRVLVYDGDALRTDFEGDVQCLDAGPPGVFCGTSEGVYRRADDDSGWTRAADIGDVTALAVDATGVWAGTGPSAVYRSDDGETFAERPGLTDLPSEDSWAFPPRPSTHHVRWLEPTKERLYVAVEAGALVRTGDGGATWQDRVSSGPYDTHSMATHPDHPNLAYSAAGDGFYVTEDGGDSWHTEETGLDRTYCWSVVCDPGDPERLLLSAAFGARSAHTASSADSAAFRRVDGEWERCEELPGGEGVLAPVFTTANDPGEAYAATNHGLYRTDDWGASFEQLPGEWPGALESERATGLVVR from the coding sequence ATGCAACTGTTCGCCGCGTACCCCGACCGCGTGCTCGTCTACGACGGCGACGCGCTCCGCACCGACTTCGAGGGCGACGTGCAGTGTCTCGACGCCGGACCACCTGGCGTGTTCTGCGGGACGTCCGAGGGCGTCTATCGACGTGCGGACGACGACAGTGGGTGGACGCGCGCCGCGGACATCGGTGACGTGACCGCGCTCGCCGTGGACGCGACTGGCGTCTGGGCGGGCACCGGCCCGAGCGCCGTCTACCGGAGCGACGACGGCGAGACGTTCGCGGAGCGCCCGGGCCTCACTGACCTCCCGTCAGAGGATTCGTGGGCGTTCCCGCCGCGGCCCTCCACCCACCACGTGCGCTGGCTCGAACCGACGAAAGAACGCCTCTACGTCGCCGTCGAGGCGGGCGCGCTCGTCCGGACAGGGGACGGCGGCGCGACGTGGCAGGACCGCGTTTCCTCCGGTCCGTACGACACCCATTCGATGGCCACGCACCCCGACCACCCGAACCTCGCGTACTCTGCCGCCGGCGACGGCTTCTACGTCACCGAGGACGGCGGCGACTCCTGGCACACCGAGGAAACCGGCCTCGACCGTACGTACTGCTGGAGCGTCGTCTGCGACCCCGGCGACCCGGAGCGACTGCTGCTCTCGGCCGCCTTCGGCGCGCGGAGCGCACACACCGCGAGCAGCGCGGACAGCGCCGCGTTCCGTCGCGTCGACGGCGAGTGGGAGCGCTGCGAGGAGTTGCCCGGCGGCGAGGGCGTGCTCGCGCCCGTGTTCACCACCGCGAACGACCCCGGCGAGGCGTACGCCGCGACGAACCACGGCCTCTACCGCACCGACGACTGGGGCGCGTCCTTCGAGCAACTTCCCGGCGAGTGGCCGGGTGCGCTCGAGTCCGAGCGGGCGACCGGACTGGTCGTCCGTTGA
- a CDS encoding DNA double-strand break repair nuclease NurA, protein MTLDPVHFDGIASLARRIRTDVDTEEHRDIAEETWREFLDPLYGDGDVVLEPLDEQSRRAAPLEELALQERPFDTAHGLDSGTINPRTFKNGLVLDLAQAAMSATPSELDLHRSRTVITSVHSNDASVDHSTDWTKWDAGYSRGRIVHTAPLARDQERVVHGLSLYLAESHHALEHADRVEDLLVLDGPLYPKGLVQWLDRHASLADLVTEDELVGEVLENYMRLVERFVEKDVPLAGFVKSPASQALVQALGDRGRPTPWASDAAFFSQVLERREFEEGEYERLTDELTWTNWFTSTLGADGVFADGAGLSSAGDQTESDDNDEPGVDRELDASAYEVAFFVLYDPRTDLVHKVELPRAFAEDADVREAVERYVTSQVAAEAGPPKPVGKADELARIDAAEKRELVRKLEESFDSREDQNYDDERWG, encoded by the coding sequence ATGACCCTCGACCCCGTCCACTTCGACGGCATCGCGTCGCTCGCGCGGCGCATCCGCACCGACGTGGACACCGAGGAACACCGCGACATCGCCGAGGAGACGTGGCGGGAGTTCCTCGACCCGCTGTACGGCGACGGCGACGTGGTGCTCGAACCCCTCGACGAGCAGTCCCGGAGGGCCGCGCCCCTCGAGGAACTCGCGCTCCAGGAGCGCCCGTTCGACACCGCCCACGGCCTCGACTCGGGCACCATCAACCCGCGGACATTCAAGAACGGACTCGTACTCGACCTCGCGCAGGCGGCGATGAGCGCAACGCCGTCAGAGTTGGACCTGCACCGCTCGCGCACCGTCATCACGAGCGTGCACTCGAACGACGCGAGCGTCGACCACTCGACGGACTGGACGAAGTGGGACGCGGGCTACAGCAGGGGCCGCATCGTCCACACCGCACCGCTCGCGCGCGACCAAGAGCGCGTCGTCCACGGCCTCTCGCTGTACCTCGCGGAGAGCCACCACGCGCTCGAGCACGCCGACCGCGTCGAGGACCTGCTCGTGCTCGACGGCCCGCTCTACCCGAAGGGCCTCGTGCAGTGGCTCGATAGGCACGCCAGCCTCGCGGACCTCGTCACGGAGGACGAACTCGTCGGCGAGGTACTGGAGAACTACATGCGTCTCGTGGAGCGCTTCGTCGAGAAGGACGTGCCTCTCGCCGGGTTCGTGAAGAGTCCCGCGAGCCAGGCGCTCGTGCAGGCGCTCGGTGACCGCGGCCGGCCGACGCCGTGGGCGAGCGACGCGGCGTTCTTCTCCCAGGTTCTGGAACGCCGGGAGTTCGAGGAGGGGGAGTACGAGCGCCTCACGGACGAGTTGACGTGGACGAACTGGTTCACGTCGACGCTCGGCGCGGACGGCGTGTTCGCCGACGGAGCAGGGCTGAGTTCCGCGGGTGATCAGACGGAGTCCGATGACAACGACGAACCCGGCGTCGACCGGGAACTCGACGCGAGCGCGTACGAGGTGGCGTTCTTCGTGCTGTACGACCCGCGAACCGACCTCGTACACAAGGTCGAACTACCCCGAGCGTTCGCCGAAGACGCCGACGTTCGGGAGGCCGTCGAGCGCTACGTCACGAGCCAGGTGGCCGCCGAGGCTGGGCCGCCGAAACCCGTGGGGAAGGCCGACGAGCTCGCGCGCATCGACGCCGCCGAGAAGCGCGAACTCGTGCGCAAACTCGAGGAGTCCTTCGACAGCCGCGAGGACCAGAACTACGACGACGAGCGCTGGGGGTAG